The Methanosphaera cuniculi sequence CATTGCCACGGTACATCCAGTTTGTACTGCATAACTCATAGCTGTAGCTCTTGACATTTGTTGATGTAAATCAATTTCATCAGTATATTCAATATCACGTACACGTGTATCATCATTTAAACGTCTGAACATGATTTCACTAGGTTCAGCTTCAATTAGTATAAATTGTGTTGGCTGTAACTCTTCTAATACCCATATTGGTAATCCTGGAAGGAAACCTTTAGGAGTTTTAATAGTACAATGTGTATCTATAATAACATCATCATCTTGTGCCATTTCATGAATTCTTTCAGCTGCCTTTTTTTGAACATCTTTCTGAATTTCAGGATCAAGTTTTCTCATATCATCCCGGGATTCTACTAATCCTTTTTCGGATGCTATATCAAACATGATATTACCATAGTTAATGTTGACATAATCAACTTCTTCTAATACTTTATTAAGTACTGTTGTACTACCAGTACCAGGGATTCCTGCAAGTACTACTATGTTCATTATAATCACTTCTTAAGTTTTTGTAAAATATTTTTTTTTAATTATTTTATATTTTCTATTAATTTTTTTTTCTTAGTTAAAAAATTTATTTCATAAAAAAATATGATAAAAAAGATAAAGAAAAAAAGTGAAGAAAAAAACTTTTTTTCTAATTTTATTATATTTTCATCTTTTTTTTAACCAATTTTATTCATTACCAAAGAATCTTCTCATCATAGGATGCATATCCATGAGTTGTTCTTTTGCAATATCTTCATATAATCTATATACTATACCAACAGTTAAAAGTACCCCTGTACCTCCACCTAGAGCTCCAGTTAAGTCTGCCCCAAATGCAAGAAGTCCTACAAATGCTCCACCAAGTACTGTGATTGGTGGTATGTATTTGTCCATAATTTTTCTGAAGTGAACTTTACTATTTCTAAATCCTGGAATTTGAACTCCCATTTCAGATAATTGTTTTGCAACTTGTTTAGGACCAATTCCACTAATTTCAACCCATAAAAGAGCAAAGAGGATACAAAGTCCTACAAATACAATTGCATAAATTAATACACGAAGTGGATCTGTAAATAGTACAGAAATACTTGATGGTGTAGTTAGATAATATGCAACCCCACTAATAGGTTGTCCTTGTGATACTTCTCCAAGTATTGGGAAACCTATTGACTGGAACAATCCTGCAAATAATTGTACATTTAAAAACAATGCACTTACTAATATTACAGGCATGTTACTAGCATATACAAATTTTAATGGATATTTTGAACGTGCACCTTTAACTCCACCATATGATAATGGAATTTCAACACGCATACATTCTGCATATACAACAATAAGGAATACTGCAATTGTTGCAATGATTGGAATAAGTAAACTAAAGTTAGGTTGTCCAACCATAAGTGAGTAAATAAATGCTGGAAGTTTTCCTGCTGGAACATTTGTACCAGTTGCAGGAAGGAAGTTAAATGTACCTACAAGTATTTGTTCTGCAACTCCTGCTGCAATGAAAAGACCGATACCACTACCGAATCCCCATTTACTTACAACTTCATCCATGTAAATTATTAATATACCACCAAGAACCATTTGAATTATAAGAATTAATGTATATTCATCAGATATTGGAGGAAGTGATCCTGTAAATACTAGAATAATTCCCTCAAAGAGTGTGAATATAATTGCTAATAATTTTTGTGTTCCTTGAAATGCAGACTTATCTTCAGGTTTTGATAAATCTAGATTTATCAGCTTACCACCAACTAATAGCTGCATTACAATTGAAGCAGTTACTATTGGTCCAATACCTAAAGTAATAATTGAACCAAAACTACCTGCCATTACTGATCTTAACTGTGCGAATTGATCTATAGCCGTAGGACTTAGACCAAAAAGTGATACTTCTGTTAATAAAAAGTATAGTATTAATATTATTCCTGTCCATTTTAATTTATCTTTAAAGTCAACATGCCCTTTAGGTGTGGCAACGTGAGGTAAGAGAGAATAAAATGGTTTTATACTATCTAGTGATGACATATCTACTACCCATGAAAAGAAATATAAGGTTATTATATTTCCCATTCTAAAAAATATTAATTAAATATTTTTAGTTTTTCTTATTATTTTTTCATAGAAAATTAATAATTATTTTATATCTTTTTTTCTAAATAATTTCTGCTACTCCACCAGCATCTTC is a genomic window containing:
- a CDS encoding adenylate kinase, which encodes MNIVVLAGIPGTGSTTVLNKVLEEVDYVNINYGNIMFDIASEKGLVESRDDMRKLDPEIQKDVQKKAAERIHEMAQDDDVIIDTHCTIKTPKGFLPGLPIWVLEELQPTQFILIEAEPSEIMFRRLNDDTRVRDIEYTDEIDLHQQMSRATAMSYAVQTGCTVAMVQNNDDGLEDAVSEIVDILS
- the secY gene encoding preprotein translocase subunit SecY, whose amino-acid sequence is MSSLDSIKPFYSLLPHVATPKGHVDFKDKLKWTGIILILYFLLTEVSLFGLSPTAIDQFAQLRSVMAGSFGSIITLGIGPIVTASIVMQLLVGGKLINLDLSKPEDKSAFQGTQKLLAIIFTLFEGIILVFTGSLPPISDEYTLILIIQMVLGGILIIYMDEVVSKWGFGSGIGLFIAAGVAEQILVGTFNFLPATGTNVPAGKLPAFIYSLMVGQPNFSLLIPIIATIAVFLIVVYAECMRVEIPLSYGGVKGARSKYPLKFVYASNMPVILVSALFLNVQLFAGLFQSIGFPILGEVSQGQPISGVAYYLTTPSSISVLFTDPLRVLIYAIVFVGLCILFALLWVEISGIGPKQVAKQLSEMGVQIPGFRNSKVHFRKIMDKYIPPITVLGGAFVGLLAFGADLTGALGGGTGVLLTVGIVYRLYEDIAKEQLMDMHPMMRRFFGNE